From a region of the Candidatus Methanoperedens sp. genome:
- a CDS encoding response regulator produces the protein MSKKIMVVDDEPDTVDLIKLVLETEGYEVIPAYSGRECLEKLEIEKPAAVLLDIMMPEMDGWEVFKKIRKKYEDLPVAMLTVRNQDIDKMLGLHVLKVNDYITKPFGRKDLVERVKKLVEL, from the coding sequence ATGAGTAAAAAAATAATGGTTGTGGACGATGAGCCAGACACCGTGGATTTGATTAAACTGGTTCTTGAGACCGAGGGGTATGAGGTTATTCCGGCATACAGCGGCAGGGAGTGTCTTGAAAAACTCGAAATAGAAAAACCTGCGGCAGTGCTGCTGGATATAATGATGCCAGAAATGGATGGGTGGGAGGTTTTCAAAAAAATCAGAAAAAAATATGAGGATCTTCCTGTGGCTATGCTCACGGTAAGGAACCAGGATATAGATAAAATGCTCGGACTGCATGTGCTTAAAGTGAATGATTATATAACCAAACCATTTGGAAGAAAAGATCTGGTGGAAAGGGTCAAAAAGCTGGTTGAGTTGTGA